Proteins from a single region of Nitrospiria bacterium:
- the bioF gene encoding 8-amino-7-oxononanoate synthase translates to PDPRGHSGRVMIEGRSVILLASNNYLGLADHPRIKEAAIAAIRRYGFGSGASRLISGNTPSHESLEKRIAQFKQTEAALLFSTGYMANLGILSCLIPSEGLVIADRLCHASLIDGCRSSGCRFRVYEHGDLDQLDRLLGKKPAKQATVIVTDGVFSMDGDIAPLPRLVELAERHGAVVFVDEAHATGVLGKGGRGTLEHFGLKPGGVIQMGTLGKALGGFGAYVAGSRILIDYLINKAKTFIYTTALPPAVTAAALAAFDVLEEEPQLRERLWKNRNHYANGLKSLGFDILNSETPIIPIMIGDDRLAMTVSQRLLKDGIFAPAIRPPTVPKGTSRIRTTIMASHTPEDIDRALESLGRIARSLGVL, encoded by the coding sequence GCCGGACCCCCGCGGTCACTCCGGCCGTGTCATGATTGAAGGACGATCGGTGATCCTGCTCGCGTCGAACAACTACCTGGGTTTGGCCGATCACCCCCGAATCAAAGAGGCCGCAATCGCCGCCATCCGTCGGTACGGCTTCGGCAGCGGGGCCTCCAGATTGATATCCGGAAACACCCCCTCCCATGAATCTCTTGAAAAACGGATCGCCCAGTTCAAGCAAACGGAAGCGGCCCTGTTATTCAGCACGGGTTACATGGCCAATCTCGGAATTCTGTCCTGTTTGATTCCATCGGAGGGTCTTGTCATCGCGGACCGCTTGTGTCATGCCAGCCTCATCGACGGCTGCCGCTCGAGCGGATGCCGTTTCCGCGTCTACGAACATGGCGATCTGGACCAACTCGACCGCCTGTTGGGAAAAAAACCGGCCAAACAAGCGACGGTCATCGTGACGGACGGCGTTTTCAGCATGGACGGCGACATCGCCCCTTTACCCCGGCTCGTGGAACTCGCCGAACGCCACGGGGCGGTTGTTTTTGTGGACGAAGCGCATGCCACAGGTGTGCTCGGCAAAGGAGGCCGCGGCACCTTGGAGCATTTCGGGCTCAAACCCGGAGGCGTCATCCAAATGGGAACGCTCGGCAAAGCCCTCGGCGGTTTTGGGGCGTATGTGGCCGGAAGCCGCATCTTGATTGATTATTTAATCAACAAAGCCAAGACATTCATCTACACGACCGCGCTTCCTCCCGCCGTGACGGCCGCGGCGCTGGCGGCGTTCGACGTTCTGGAGGAGGAACCCCAACTCCGGGAACGTCTCTGGAAGAACCGAAATCATTACGCGAACGGCTTAAAGTCGCTCGGTTTCGATATCCTGAACAGCGAGACGCCGATTATTCCGATCATGATCGGAGATGACCGCTTGGCCATGACCGTATCGCAGCGTCTTCTCAAAGACGGCATATTCGCTCCGGCGATCCGCCCACCCACCGTGCCCAAGGGAACCAGCCGCATCCGCACCACGATCATGGCCTCCCACACCCCTGAAGACATCGATCGCGCGCTGGAATCCCTCGGGCGGATCGCCCGCTCGCTGGGGGTCTTATAA